In Pseudomonas sp. HR96, the DNA window ACAACGTGCAGCTCTGGTATAAGTTATGACGTCCTTACTAAATGCTTGTCCTATGTTTATCTGAGAAGGGGTGCCGGTAAAAGTGCCGACCCTTTCCAAAAATACCTTACCTACAACATACCTCAGCGATACCCGCTGAATCGTCAACAAGGAAGCTGCCATGCACATCTTGCTGACCGGCGGTACCGGTCTGATCGGCCGCCGTCTCTGCCAATACTGGCTTGCCCAGGGCCACCGGCTCACTGTGCTCAGCCGGCGCCCCGAAGAGGTCCCGCGGCTGTGCGGAGCCTCGGTTCAAGGTATCGCAGATTTGTCGCAGTTGGGCAATGCGCCGGTCGACGCGGTGGTCAACCTGGCCGGTCAGCCGATCGCTGCGCGGCCCTGGACCGGCAAGCGCCGCGCCAGCCTGTGGGCCAGTCGCATCGGTTCGACCGAGCGCCTGCTGGCCTGGCTGGAGAGCCGCGAGAGCCGGCCAGCGGTATTGATCTCCGGATCGGCGGTGGGCTGGTACGGCGACGGCGGCGAGCGTGAGTTGACCGAGGCCGCGCCGCCGGTCCGCGAGGATTTCGCCAGCCAGTTGTGCATCGCCTGGGAGGAAACTGCCTTGCGTGCGCAAGCGCTGGGTATTCGTGTGGCCTGCATCCGCACCGGGCTGGTGCTGGCCAGCGAGGGCGGTTTTCTGCAGCCGCTGAAGCTGCCGTTCAAACTGGGGTTGGGCGGCCCGATCGGCGATGGCCGGCAATGGATGGCATGGATTCACATCGATGACCAAATCGCCTTGATTGATTTTATCTTGCACCGCAACGATGCCAGCGGTCCCTATAATGCCTGCGCGCCGCAGCCGGTGCGCAACCGCGAGTTCGCCCGGTTGTTCGGCCGCGCGTTGCACCGGCCGGCCTTCCTGCCGCTGCCGGCGCTGCTGCTGCGGCCGCTGGGCGAAATGTCCGGGCTGCTGCTGGGCGGCCAGCACGCGCGCCCAGCCCGGTTGCTGGAAGCCGGCTTCGTCTTTCGCTACACCGAATTGTCCCAGGCGCTGGCCGAACTGGCGCCGCATCTGTGAACTGGCTGCACGTCTATCACCCTTTGATTCAGGACCTCGCATGACCGACCACGCCTTGCTGCTGGTGAACCTGGGCTCGCCAGCTTCGACCGAAGTGGCTGATGTCCGCCGTTATCTCAACCAGTTTCTGATGGACCCCTACGTCATCGACCTGCCCTGGCCGGTGCGCCGGCTGCTGGTGTCGCTGATCCTGGTCAAGCGGCCCGAGCAATCGGCCCACGCCTATGCCTCCATCTGGTGGGACGAAGGCTCGCCGCTGGTGGTGCTGACCCGACGCCTGCAGGCGGTGATGCGCGAACAATGGCGCCATGGCCCGGTGGAGATCGCCATGCGTTATGGCGAGCCGTCGCTGCAGACGGTGCTGACCCGCCTGGCCGGGCAGGGCGTCGGTGAGATAACCCTGGCACCTTTGTATCCGCAGTTTGCCGACAGCACCGTGACCACGGTGATCGAGGAAGCCAAACGCGTGGTGCGCGAACACCGGCTGGCGGTGAAATTTGCCGTGGTGCCACCGTTTTACGATCAGCCGGAATATATCCAGGCGCTGACCGCCAGTGCTCGTCCGTACCTGGAGGCGGCGCCGTTCGACCACCTGCTGCTGAGTTTCCACGGCCTGCCCGAACGTCACCTGACCAAGCTCGACCCGACCGGCAGCCACTGCCTGAAGGACGCCGGTTGCTGTCGCAACGCACCGCCTGCGGTGCTTGCTACCTGCTATCGCGCGCAGTGCATGCGCACGGCCGCCGCCTTTGCCACGAGTATGGGTTTGCCGGACGGCAAGTGGTCGGTGTCGTTCCAGTCGCGGCTGGGCCGCGCCAAATGGATCGAACCCTATACCGAGGCGCGTCTGGACGAGCTGGCGAAACAGGGGGTCAAGCGCCTTTTGGTGATGTGCCCGGCGTTCGTCGCCGATTGCATCGAAACCCTGGAGGAGATCGGCGATCGCGGCCGCGAGCAATTCGTCGCGGCCGGGGGAGAGGAGTTGGTGCTGGTGCCCTGCCTGAATGACAACCTTCAGTGGGGCGAGGCGTTGAATACCCTGTGCGAGCGAGCGCCGGTGATGGCCTGATGCCCAGGTGGGAGAGGTGCTCCTCTCCCTCTGACGCTCAATCCAGCGTCCGCTCCTTCCACTTGCCATGCCCAGGCAACACCAGGTTCAGCAGGATGGCCACCACGGCACACAGGGCGATGCCCTTGAGGCCGAAGTCGTTTGGCCCGGTGCCGCTGCCCACCAACACCCCACCGATGCCAAATACCAGGGTCACCGAAACGATCACCAGGTTGCGCGCCTCGCCCAGATCGATCTTGTGACGGATCAGGGTATTGAGGCCCACCGCCGCGATTGAGCCGAACAGCAGGCAGAGAATCCCGCCCATGACCGGCACCGGAATGCTCTGCAGCAAGGCCCCGAACTTGCCGATGAAGGCCAGGCTGATAGCGAAGACCGCCGCCCAGGTCATGATTTTCGGGTTGTAGGCCTTGGTCAGCATCACCGCACCGGTCACTTCGGCGTAGGTGGTGTTGGGCGGCCCGCCGAACAGGCCGGCGGCCGTGGTGGCCAGGCCGTCACCCAGCAAGGTGCGGTGCAGGCCAGGCTTTTTCAGGTAGTCGCGGCCGGTCACGCTGCCCACCGCGATCACCCCGCCGATGTGCTCGATGGCCGGTGCCAGTGCCACCGGGACGATAAACAGGATGGCCTGCCAGTTGAACGCCGGCGCGGTGAAGTGCGGCAACGCCAGCCAGGGCGCGGCGGCGATCTTCGCCACGTCGACCACGCCGAACCAGAACGACAGGGCAAAGCCCACCAGCACCCCGGAGATGATCGGCACCAGGCGGAAGATGCCTTTGCCGAACACCGCCACCACGATGGTGGTGAGCAGGGCCGGCATGGAGATCAGCATGGCGGTGCGGTAGGGCACCAGCTCGCTGCCGTCACCGGCCTTGCCCATGGCCATGTTGGCGGCGATCGGCGCCATCGCCAGGCCAATGGAAATCACCACCGGCCCGATCACCACCGGCGGCAGCAGGCGGTCGATGAAACCTGGACCCTTGAGCTTCACCGCCAGGCCCATGAAGGTGTAGACGAAGCCTGCGGCCATGACCCCGCCCATGGTCTCGGCCAGGCCGAACTGGCCCTTGGCGAGGATGATCGGGGTGATGAAGGCAAAGCTGGACGCGAGGAACACCGGCACCTGGCGCCCGGTCACCAGCTGGAACAAGAGGGTCCCCAGGCCGGCCGTGAACAGCGCGACGTTGGGGTCGAGCCCGGTGATCAGCGGCATCAGCACCAGGGCGCCGAATGCCACGAAGAGCATCTGCGCGCCGGAGACGATTTGCCGCCACAGCGGATCGTTGAACTCGTCGGCCATGCTCAAGCGTCCTTCTGCTTGGTGCCGAAGATCTTGTCGCCGGCATCGCCCAGGCCCGGGATGATGTAGCCGTGTTCGTTGAGACGCTCGTCGATCGAGGCGGTGTAGATCTGCACGTCGGGGTGGGCTTTCTCTACGGCGGCGATGCCTTCGGGGGCCGCCACCAGCACCATGGCGCGGATGTCCTTGCAGCCGGCTTTCTTCAGCAGGTCGATGGTGGCAACCATCGAGCCGCCGGTGGCCAGCATCGGGTCGATGATCATCGCCAGGCGCTCTTCGATGCCCAGTACCAGTTTTTCCAGATAGGTATGGGCCTCCAGGGTCTGCTCGTTGCGGGCGACACCCACGGCGCTGACCTTGGCCCCCGGGATCAGGCTGAGCACGCCTTCGAGCATGCCGATGCCGGCGCGCAGGATGGGCACCACGGTGATCTTCTTGCCAGCGATCTTCTCGACCTGCACCGGGCCGCACCAGCCGTCGATCTGGTAGCTCTCCAGTGGCAGGTCCTTGGTGGCCTCGTAGGTCAGCAGGGCGCCAACCTCCTGCGCCAGCTCACGAAAGTTCTTCGTGCTGATGTCGGCACGGCGCATGAGGCCGAGCTTGTGGCGGATCAGCGGGTGGCGGATCTCTCGAATGGGCATGGGGGCGGGGCTCCGGAAGGCAAAAAAACGCGCTAGATTAGACTATTTGGTCAACTCTGTAACAGCCGCAAACGCGACATTTAGCACGTTAGTCCACAAATGCTTGAACTGCGGGCGGTGGATGCGTACCTTTGCCCGCTTTTCACCGACCGCCCCCCTGGAGAGCGCCATGTCCGCTGACCTCGAGCACATCCGTCAAGTGATGCGCGAAGCCGATTGCCTGCACACTGAAGCCGACGTCGAGGCGGCGATCGCGCGCGTTGGCGCGCAGATCAATGCCGATCTGGCCGAGCGCAACCCGGTGGTGTTCTGCGTGATGAACGGCGGCCTGATCTTTTCCGGCAAATTGCTGACCCACCTGAATTTCCCGCTGGAAGCGTCCTACCTGCACGCCACTCGCTACCGCAACCAGACCAGTGGCGGCGATCTGTTCTGGAAGGCCAAGCCGGAGGTGTCGTTCATCGACCGCGACGTGCTGATCATCGACGACATCCTCGACGAGGGTCACACCCTCAGCGCCATCATCGACTTCTGCAAACACGCTGGCGCTGCCGCCGTGCACACCGCCGTGCTGATCGACAAGGATCACGACCGCAAGGCGTCGCCGGGCTTGAAGGCCACCTATACCGGTTTGCCGTGCGTGGATCGTTACGTGTTCGGTTATGGCATGGACTACAAAGGGTACTGGCGCAATGCGGCGGGGATCTATGCGGTGAAGGGGCTGTAACCTTTCCCAGGATCAAACCGGCCTGGCGGCCTCTCGGGGGCTTCGCCCCCTCCCATGGAGTGCGTGCTACAGTGCTCGCCCGCCTGCCCGGAGCCTGCCATGCGCTTGAAGATCGCCGCTTTTGCCTTGCTGTCCGCCGCCCCCTTCGCCGTGACTGCCGCCGCCACCCCGCCGGCCAGTGTGCCGATGCACGCCCAGTACCTCCCGCCGGACGAGCTGGGCCTGCGCACTGGCAAGCCGGAACAGCAACAGCTGTTGCAGGTGACCGAGTTCACCGTGGTGGTGGGCAACCAGCGGCTGTCCAGCCAGCAGCCGATCCCGGTGACTTCCGCCGTCTCGCTGCGCCTCAAGGGCAAGGCACTGAACAAGGGCGCGAACATCAGTGAAGTGCTGATTACCTTCGATGCAGAAAGCAAAAGCCTGAAAAAGCCTGCCTACGACGACGACAGCAAGACCCTGAGCCTCAACTATCCGCTGGGGCAGTACCGCACCATCGTCGACCTGCTGCGCAATGACACGGTCTACGTCCAGTTCCTGACCTATCCCAACGGCCACATCTGGGCCGACCTGCACACCGGTGCCGAACACGCGCGTTGAGCCTGCGGGCGCGGCAGAGTTACACTTGCCGCCCCGTGAACGCCTTCAAGCGAGTTGGTAGACCGATGCGTAAAGACAAGAAGCAGGTGATTGGTGACGAGATCGGCGACGAGCAGATCAAATTGTTCCTCGACTTCGAGCCGGTGGACGCCACTTCGCCGTCCTTGCACAAGCTGATCAAGGCGTATCGCGGCCTGCGCGTCGACGACTTCGAACGCTTCGTCGGCTTCTTCAAGGCCGCTGGCTACGACCTGGATGGCAAGGACGAGCACGGTCAGGACTTTATCGCCTTGATCAAGGACCAGCGCAACGCGCCCGAATACATCGAGATCATCGAAAAGGCTCGCTGAGCCCGCGCCAGGTAAAAGCCTGCGCATGAAAAAACGCCCCGGCCGGGGCGTTTTTTCATGGGGCCATGACAGCCCTCAAGCGTAGTGCTGCGCCCCGTCGTTCGGCGTAGCGGCCAGGCCCAGGGCCTCGTCGCTCTGTGCGCGGACTCGGCGATACAGCTCGGCGTCGGTCTGCAGGGCCTTTTCACGGGCCGGGAAGATTTCCTCAAGCTTGCTCGACCAGGCGGCCGAACGCGTCTGCTCGGGGAAGCAGCGCTCGAGCAGCTCGAGCATGATCGACACGGTCACCGAGGCGCCCGGGGAGGCCCCAAGCAGCGCTGCCAGCGAGCCATCCTTCGCCGACACCAGCTCGGTGCCGAACTGCAGGATGCCGCCCTTCTTCGCGTCCTTCTTGATGATCTGCACGCGCTGGCCAGCCACTTCCAGACGCCAGTCTTCGGCTTTGGCCTCGGGGTAGAAGCGGCGCAGCGAGTCCAGGCGTTGCTCCATGGACTGGCGGACTTCGCTCATCAGGTACTTGGTCAGGTCCATGTTGTCGCGGGCCACCGCGAGCATCGGGCCGATGTTGCCGGCGCGTACCGACAGCGGCAGGTCGAGGAACGAACCGTGCTTGAGGAACTTGGTGGTGAAGCCGGCGTAAGGCCCGAACAGCAGGGACTTCTTGCCGTCGACCACGCGGGTGTCCAGGTGCGGCACCGACATCGGCGGCGAACCTACCGCAGCCTGGCTGTAGACCTTGGCCTGGTGGCGCTCGACCACTTCCGGCTTGTCGCAACGCAGCCACTGGCCGCTGACCGGGAAGCCGCCGAAGCCCTTGCTCTCGTCGATGCCCGACAGTTGCAGCAGCGGCAGGGCTGCGCCACCGGCGCCGAGGAAGACGAATTTGGCATCCAGCTCACGGCTGCTGCCGCTGACGGCATCCTTGATGGTCACGCGCCAGCCGCTGCCCTGACGGCTCAGGCCGGTGACCTTGCTGGAATACTTGACCTTGGCATTGGCAGTGCTGCCCAGGTGGGCCAGCAGCTTGTTGGTCAAGGCGCCGAAGTTGACGTCGGTGCCGCCCATCACGCGGGTGGCGGCGATCTGCTGGTCGGCGGGGCGGCCCGGCATCATCAGCGGCATCCACTCGACCATGGTGGCTTTGTCTTCGGTGTAGAGCATGTCGGCGAAGGCATGATGCTGCTTGAGCATCTCCCAGCGCTTCTTGAGGAACGCCACGCCCTTGTCACCCTCGACGTAGCTCAGGTGCGGGATGGGGTTGATGAATTCTCGGGCCGCACCGAAGCTGCCCTTGCGTTGCAGGTGCGCCCAGAACTGCTTGGACACCTCGAACTGCGAGTTGATCTGCACGGCTTTCTTGATGTCGACCGAGCCGTCGGCGGCCTGAGGCGTGTAGTTCAGTTCGCACAGCCCGGCATGACCGGTACCGGCGTTGTTCCATGGGTTGGAACTCTCGGCGGCGCCGGAGTCCATGGCCTCGACCACTTCCAGCGTGAGCGTCGGGTCCAGTTCCTTGAGCAGTACGGCCAGGGTGGCACTCATGATGCCAGCCCCAACAAGTACGACATCGACTGCTTCGTTGTGCGCCATGTAACGCGTCTCCAAAATCTTCAGCACCAATTTGACAGCAAGGCGTCGCGTTTGCCATTCGACCATCGGTCAGCGCAATCGTCTTGCCCAGCGAAAAGCGTCAGGCCCGGGTGGTTGAGGGCACCAGGGTGCCGGCGGTGGATGCTGTTCGGGACGTCGATAAAGCTATTGTGAATGCAGAACTGTTCATTTGCTCGCCACACTCTTGTGAAGTAGGAATGATGTACGCAGACATCGCTCTTGCACGCTCTTTTGGAGTCGTTAACCTCGAAAAGGGCCACCCCCGTCACGCGTGCAGATGGATGCGCGGCAAATGGCAGCTCTGGCAGGGCAGGGCGAAATCGGTGGGGGTCACCCGCCACGGCGCTTCGGACCTGCTCTGGATGGGCGGCTCTCTGTGGGCAATGCGGGAGCAAATGGCAGCATTTGCATTGATGCGAGGCCCGATCAGGAGACGTCCTTATAATCGGGGGGAGATTATAACGATGAATCGCCGAGAAATGATCCTGTTACATGACATTTCTTGGACGCTGGAGGCGAAAGTGGGCGGTGACTGGCCAGTCTTTTGCGGGCCGGCGCGTCGCTTTCCAGCCGCGCTGGTTTGCCGGGGGCGGGCACCGCTATACTGCGGCCCTGTTGCCTATTCCCTTGGAGAGACGAGCATGTTGCAACGCCTGTTGTTCGGTTTGATCGCTGTGGCCACCTTGACCTTGGCCGGTTGTGCCAACAGCCCGCAACAACTCAGCCCGGAACCTCGGCTGACCTCGCAATTCGCCGCCGTCGGCCAGGGCCAGCAGGTGGCCGTGCGTGTGGTCGATGGCCGCGCCTCGCAAAGCCTCGGCACTCGCGGTGGCCTGTACCCGGAGACCAGCGCGGTGACCGTCAATGGCTCCGACCTGCTGCCCAAGCTGCAGGCCCAGACCGAAGCGGCCGTGCGCCTGCTGGGTTTCACCCCGACCCAGGGCGGCAGCGGCCCGCAGTTGACCCTGACCCTGACCGACCTCAAATACCAGTCGCCTAAAGACAGCATGTACGTGACCGAGGCTACCATCAGCGCCAACTTCCGCGCCGACGTGGTCAGCGGCAGCCGCCACTACAGCGGCCGTTATGCCGCCTCGCTGGACCAGCGTTTCGGCATGGCGCCGAACCAGGAAACCAACACCCGGCTGGTCAGTGATGTGTTGAGCGATGCGCTGACCCGCGTATTCAAGGATGCCACCATCGGGCAGACCCTCAGCCAGCAGTAAGTCGCCGCAAAGATTCCCCCTAGGACCGAGCGAGCTCGGTCCTAGGGGGGCACCTTCAAGCCGCCTGGTACAACTCCAGCAGGCTGATCCCGGTCGCCAGGTCCACTTCCGGCCAGTCGCGGTGCTGGTGCCCGCCCAATGCGCAATACACCACCCACTGGCGATCCTGCACGTTGAAGGCAAGCGCGTCGATCAGCGCTTGCTGTTCGTCGCTGGGGGCGATCAGGTAGAGGCGGTCCTGGTTCTGGGCGTGCAGCATGACGATCTCCGAGGCTGTGCAAATGAGGTGCGACAGCCTGGCGCTTTTACATGACGGGCGTATGACGTTGCCCTATAAAGGCAGGCCGGCCTTGACCCGGTACTGGTTGCGCACCGGCGTGGCGTACTGCACCACCAGGTAGGGCTGCTGCTCCACCGGGCATTCGTCCAGGCGGCTTTGCCATTCTTCCCTGGCCTGGGCCAGCTCCTCCTCACCGAACACCTCTTCGGCGCGCGGCACCTGCAGGCTCGGGTCGGCGTCGGCCCACTGCGCGTAAGCCAGGTAATGCACCGGGAACAGGCGGTAGCCGCCGAGAATCAGGCGGTCGACCTCGGCCGCCAATTGCTTGGTGTCTTCGAACACCTCGCTGATCGGCGGTGCGAAATTGACGTGCACCCGGCCCTTGTAGCCAGTGATGCCCTTGGCGATGCTCTGGTCGTCCTCGCCCGGCGCCTTGGTGTAGCTGCCGGTGGTGGCGCGCAGGTAGAGCTCGCGGGCCTTGGCCTGGTCGCAGGGGTCGTACTCGTAGCTGATCGACACCGGGGTCAGGTTGAGTGAGCGGATCACCTCGCCGAACGGCTCGTCCTTGCGGCTCATGTGAAACATTTTCAGGATCGCCGAATCGGTACGGTCGTCACCGTCCTTGGCACGCCCCTCGGCCTGAGCGATCCAGATCGACTGGCAGTCTTTGCGGATCGAGTGGCTGATATAGGCCGACAGCAGTTGGTAGGCCGCCAGTTTTTCCCGGCGCCCGCTCAGCGAGCGATGCACGATGAAGCTCTTGTTCAGGCGCATCAGGTCGCTGACGAAGGGCTTTTGCAGCAGGTTGTCGCCGATGGCGATGCGCGGCGTGGGCAGGCCGGCGTGGTACACCGCATAGTTGACGAAGGCCGGGTCCATGACGATGTCGCGATGGTTGGCCAGAAACAGATAGGCGCTGCCCGACTTGAATTGTTCGACGCCGGTGTAGGTCACACCGTCGGTGGCGCGGTCGATGGTTTTGTCGACGTAATACTCGACCTTGTCCTGCAGGGTCGCGACGTTGGTGACGCTGGCGAACTCTTTGCGCAGTCGATGGGCTATAAGTGGTTTGAGCGCCCAGCTGAACGCGCCGGCGGTGCGCGGAAAACGAAAGTGGGTGAGGATGTCGAGAAACGCCTGGTCGCTGAGCAGCCGTGCCAGTACGGCAGGTACCTCGGCGTCGTCATACGGTCGGATGGCATCGAATTCGCCCATCATGCTCTCTTGTTGTAAACGGCTGGTGATCGAGACTGCGCTGGTGTTCATGAAAACCCAACGTTGCAAAGTAGACCGGCGATTATACGCATAACTGAAGTGGAGAGACCGTGATGCTGGAAACCCAAGCGTACGACTGCCCCTATTGCGGCGAGCCGGCCGAGGCGGTGCTGGACCTGTCCGGCGGCGACCAGCAGTACATCGAGGACTGCCCGGTGTGCTGCCGGCCCATTGTCTTCAACCTGCAGACCGATGGCCAGGAATGGATGCTGGACGTGTACAGCGAGAACGAATGATGCGCCGAGTCTATGAGCCTGGAAGCCTGATGGAAGCGCAGATGCTGGTCGACATGCTTGCCAGTGAAGGCGTGCAGGCCTACCTCAGTGGCGGCGATCTGGTTGGCGGCATGGGCGACCTGCCGGCCATGGGGCTGCTGTCGTTGAATGTCGATAACGACCAGGCCGAGCACGCGCGCCAACTGATCGCCGAGTACAATGCGGCCTTGCCGTTGTCCGGCGATGATCAACCGGACAGCGTTCCCGGTATTTTGCTGTGCTGAGTGGCTGCTGTCGGTGGGCCCAAGAGTGTTTTTGCTGATGTGTGGACGTTACGCTTTATTTCGCTGGTCGCCGGCCTTTGCCGCGCTGCCGGGCTTTCCTGCCGACCAGCAGGCGCAGTGGAACATCTCGCCGGGCGATTCGGTGCTGATCCAGCGTCTGGACGCCGGCCAGCCGCAATTGGCCCGCGCACGCTGGGGCCTGACGCCGGCCTGGCTGACCGACTTGTCGCGCACCCCGGCCCATGCTCGCGCCGAGACCGTGGTCGAACAGCCGATGTTCCGCGAGGCGTTGCGCCTGCGCCGCTGCCTGTTGCCCGCCAACGGTTTTTACGAATGGCGCGGCAGCGTGCGCAAGCGTCCTTACTGGTTGACGCCGGGGGAGGGCTCCTCGCTGTTCTTTGCAGCGATCTGGGAGGCCTACCCGGTGCAGGAACAGGTCTGGCTGAGCACTGCGGTGATTACCCAGCCGGCCGCCGGGCAGCGCCGGCCACTGATCCTCGACGCGGCCGGCCAGCAAGCCTGGCTCGACCCCGACACGCCGATGCCGGTGCTGCATACCTTGCTTGCTGCGCCGCCGGCGGCGTTGCGCGAGCGGCCGCTGGCCAATCTGATCAATGATCCCAAGCTCAACGCGCCGGAGTGCCTGACCCCGGCGTGATAAGGCTTTTGGCCATGCAATTGTATCGAAGGCAATACAAAGACTAGGATGACCCGGTTTTCATCAGGAGTCCGAGTATGCGCACATCACTCTCCATCGCCTGCGCCGCGATGCTGCTGGCCGGTTGCCAGGCGGTCAACACCACCGATCCTGGCGCCGTGGGCGTCGACCGCAAGCAATACATGTTCAGCCTGCTGACCACCGACCAGGTCAACCAGATGTACGCCCAGTCCTATCAGCAGACCGTCAGCGAAGCGAGCACCAAGGGCGAACTGGCCAAGGGCAGCAGCGACGACACCCGGGTGCAGGCCATTGCCAAGCGCCTGATTGCCCAGGCGCCGACGCTGCGCGCCGACTCGGCGCAGTGGCAGTGGGAGGTCAATGTGATCAAGAGCGATGAGCTCAATGCCAACTGCGGGCCTGGCGGCAAGATCATCGTCTATTCGGGGTTGATCGATAAGCTGCAATTGTCCGACGACGAGATCGCCGCCGTGATGGGCCATGAGATCGCCCATGCCCTGCGTGAGCATGGCCGCGAGGCGATGTCCAAGGCCTACGGCGTGCAGATGGCCCGCGATGGCGCGGGCAGTCTGCTGGGTCTGGGCCAGGACAGCCTGGCACTGGCCGACACCGTGGTGCAGTACAGCCTGACCCTGCCCAACAGTCGTGCCAACGAGAACGAAGCCGACCTGCTCGGCCTCGAACTGGCGGCCCGAGCCGGCTATAACCCCAACGCCGCCATCACCCTGTGGAACAAGATGGGCGCCGCCGCCAATGGGTCGGCGCCCCCCGAGTTCATGAGCACGCACCCGGCCTCGGCCAACCGTATCGCCGCGTTGCAGGCGGCGATCCCCAAGGTGATGCCGCTGTATCAGAAGACCTTGTGACTCACGCCCCGCTACTGACCTTAATGGCCTGATACACCGCAATGATCGCCAGCACGAAGAACGCCGCAGCGGCGACCCGGCGAATCAAGGTCAGTGGCAGGCGGTCGGCGGCGAAGTTGCCGGCCAGCACCACGGGCACGTTGGCGATCAGCATGCCCAGGGTGGTGCCGATGATCACCAGCAGCAGGTCCGGATACTGCGCGGCGAGCATGATGGTGGCGACCTGGGTCTTGTCGCCGATCTCGGCGATGAAGAAGGCGATCAGGGTGGTCAGGAATGGACCGAACGCGCGCTTGGTGGTGGCTTCGTCGTCGTCCATCTTGTCCGGCACCAGAGTCCACAGCGCGGTGGCGGTGAAGCTGGCGGCGAGAATCCAGTGCAGGATCGAGTCGGTCAGGTAGCTGCTGATCCAGGCCCCCACGGCCCCGGCGGCGGCATGGTTGGCCAGGGTCGCGGCGACGATGCCGGCGATGATCGGCCAAGGCTTGCGAAAGCGTGCCGCCAGGATCAGGGCGAGCAATTGGGTCTTGTCGCCGATTTCGGCGAGGGCCACGATCCCGGTAGGGACGAGAAGGGATTCCAGCATCAGGTGAGTTCCTATGGGGGC includes these proteins:
- a CDS encoding TIGR01777 family oxidoreductase produces the protein MHILLTGGTGLIGRRLCQYWLAQGHRLTVLSRRPEEVPRLCGASVQGIADLSQLGNAPVDAVVNLAGQPIAARPWTGKRRASLWASRIGSTERLLAWLESRESRPAVLISGSAVGWYGDGGERELTEAAPPVREDFASQLCIAWEETALRAQALGIRVACIRTGLVLASEGGFLQPLKLPFKLGLGGPIGDGRQWMAWIHIDDQIALIDFILHRNDASGPYNACAPQPVRNREFARLFGRALHRPAFLPLPALLLRPLGEMSGLLLGGQHARPARLLEAGFVFRYTELSQALAELAPHL
- the hemH gene encoding ferrochelatase gives rise to the protein MTDHALLLVNLGSPASTEVADVRRYLNQFLMDPYVIDLPWPVRRLLVSLILVKRPEQSAHAYASIWWDEGSPLVVLTRRLQAVMREQWRHGPVEIAMRYGEPSLQTVLTRLAGQGVGEITLAPLYPQFADSTVTTVIEEAKRVVREHRLAVKFAVVPPFYDQPEYIQALTASARPYLEAAPFDHLLLSFHGLPERHLTKLDPTGSHCLKDAGCCRNAPPAVLATCYRAQCMRTAAAFATSMGLPDGKWSVSFQSRLGRAKWIEPYTEARLDELAKQGVKRLLVMCPAFVADCIETLEEIGDRGREQFVAAGGEELVLVPCLNDNLQWGEALNTLCERAPVMA
- a CDS encoding uracil-xanthine permease family protein, producing the protein MADEFNDPLWRQIVSGAQMLFVAFGALVLMPLITGLDPNVALFTAGLGTLLFQLVTGRQVPVFLASSFAFITPIILAKGQFGLAETMGGVMAAGFVYTFMGLAVKLKGPGFIDRLLPPVVIGPVVISIGLAMAPIAANMAMGKAGDGSELVPYRTAMLISMPALLTTIVVAVFGKGIFRLVPIISGVLVGFALSFWFGVVDVAKIAAAPWLALPHFTAPAFNWQAILFIVPVALAPAIEHIGGVIAVGSVTGRDYLKKPGLHRTLLGDGLATTAAGLFGGPPNTTYAEVTGAVMLTKAYNPKIMTWAAVFAISLAFIGKFGALLQSIPVPVMGGILCLLFGSIAAVGLNTLIRHKIDLGEARNLVIVSVTLVFGIGGVLVGSGTGPNDFGLKGIALCAVVAILLNLVLPGHGKWKERTLD
- the upp gene encoding uracil phosphoribosyltransferase, producing the protein MPIREIRHPLIRHKLGLMRRADISTKNFRELAQEVGALLTYEATKDLPLESYQIDGWCGPVQVEKIAGKKITVVPILRAGIGMLEGVLSLIPGAKVSAVGVARNEQTLEAHTYLEKLVLGIEERLAMIIDPMLATGGSMVATIDLLKKAGCKDIRAMVLVAAPEGIAAVEKAHPDVQIYTASIDERLNEHGYIIPGLGDAGDKIFGTKQKDA
- a CDS encoding hypoxanthine-guanine phosphoribosyltransferase, encoding MSADLEHIRQVMREADCLHTEADVEAAIARVGAQINADLAERNPVVFCVMNGGLIFSGKLLTHLNFPLEASYLHATRYRNQTSGGDLFWKAKPEVSFIDRDVLIIDDILDEGHTLSAIIDFCKHAGAAAVHTAVLIDKDHDRKASPGLKATYTGLPCVDRYVFGYGMDYKGYWRNAAGIYAVKGL
- a CDS encoding PA4642 family protein, encoding MRKDKKQVIGDEIGDEQIKLFLDFEPVDATSPSLHKLIKAYRGLRVDDFERFVGFFKAAGYDLDGKDEHGQDFIALIKDQRNAPEYIEIIEKAR
- the mqo gene encoding malate dehydrogenase (quinone), which encodes MAHNEAVDVVLVGAGIMSATLAVLLKELDPTLTLEVVEAMDSGAAESSNPWNNAGTGHAGLCELNYTPQAADGSVDIKKAVQINSQFEVSKQFWAHLQRKGSFGAAREFINPIPHLSYVEGDKGVAFLKKRWEMLKQHHAFADMLYTEDKATMVEWMPLMMPGRPADQQIAATRVMGGTDVNFGALTNKLLAHLGSTANAKVKYSSKVTGLSRQGSGWRVTIKDAVSGSSRELDAKFVFLGAGGAALPLLQLSGIDESKGFGGFPVSGQWLRCDKPEVVERHQAKVYSQAAVGSPPMSVPHLDTRVVDGKKSLLFGPYAGFTTKFLKHGSFLDLPLSVRAGNIGPMLAVARDNMDLTKYLMSEVRQSMEQRLDSLRRFYPEAKAEDWRLEVAGQRVQIIKKDAKKGGILQFGTELVSAKDGSLAALLGASPGASVTVSIMLELLERCFPEQTRSAAWSSKLEEIFPAREKALQTDAELYRRVRAQSDEALGLAATPNDGAQHYA
- a CDS encoding YajG family lipoprotein yields the protein MLQRLLFGLIAVATLTLAGCANSPQQLSPEPRLTSQFAAVGQGQQVAVRVVDGRASQSLGTRGGLYPETSAVTVNGSDLLPKLQAQTEAAVRLLGFTPTQGGSGPQLTLTLTDLKYQSPKDSMYVTEATISANFRADVVSGSRHYSGRYAASLDQRFGMAPNQETNTRLVSDVLSDALTRVFKDATIGQTLSQQ
- a CDS encoding 1-acyl-sn-glycerol-3-phosphate acyltransferase; this translates as MMGEFDAIRPYDDAEVPAVLARLLSDQAFLDILTHFRFPRTAGAFSWALKPLIAHRLRKEFASVTNVATLQDKVEYYVDKTIDRATDGVTYTGVEQFKSGSAYLFLANHRDIVMDPAFVNYAVYHAGLPTPRIAIGDNLLQKPFVSDLMRLNKSFIVHRSLSGRREKLAAYQLLSAYISHSIRKDCQSIWIAQAEGRAKDGDDRTDSAILKMFHMSRKDEPFGEVIRSLNLTPVSISYEYDPCDQAKARELYLRATTGSYTKAPGEDDQSIAKGITGYKGRVHVNFAPPISEVFEDTKQLAAEVDRLILGGYRLFPVHYLAYAQWADADPSLQVPRAEEVFGEEELAQAREEWQSRLDECPVEQQPYLVVQYATPVRNQYRVKAGLPL
- a CDS encoding CPXCG motif-containing cysteine-rich protein; this encodes MLETQAYDCPYCGEPAEAVLDLSGGDQQYIEDCPVCCRPIVFNLQTDGQEWMLDVYSENE